One part of the Amphiura filiformis chromosome 5, Afil_fr2py, whole genome shotgun sequence genome encodes these proteins:
- the LOC140153591 gene encoding heparan sulfate glucosamine 3-O-sulfotransferase 1-like has translation MTLGFSFSSVMRGKGRLVSYVIVVLLIVLIYGVFQRVPYKDESAVVNTREDADTKHAKLIKSETESDQVQVVPPALDGDGRGGNIEHVKVPRKVESCYDNVPKRRTKNANQLKQLKCANRIPGSLIIGVKKCGTGALQTFLDLHPELEVKGGPKYVMDNKNVEQALQKWNTYMPLTTPGQITVADYPELIDYPDLLKHIVKDVVPDERIKFIIIIRDPIKRAVSDYLHVQEFSARKPPPYPVTHRKERIDSKEKTYTIYRNYELLPTFEETIVTKEGQVNESNIIISKGVYVNYIRKLFDAVDRNKVLVVDGDYYQSNPVSVLKNIESFLGITPFFREDHFQLDSNEKFYCPNVKERPDKKCVMKTNKTKGRVHPTVDETILKELRAYYQPFNRQLQDLLNQTLVWAE, from the coding sequence ATGACTCTTGGATTTTCCTTTTCCTCGGTTATGCGAGGAAAAGGCAGACTCGTTTCTTATGTAATTGTGGTGCTTCTGATAGTACTCATTTATGGAGTTTTCCAAAGGGTTCCTTACAAAGATGAATCAGCTGTTGTGAACACCAGAGAAGATGCAGACACCAAGCATGCCAAGTTGATCAAATCAGAGACAGAAAGTGATCAGGTACAGGTGGTGCCACCTGCTCTTGATGGCGATGGTCGCGGGGGTAATATTGAGCACGTTAAGGTGCCGAGAAAAGTtgaatcttgttatgacaatgtgCCGAAACGAAGGACAAAGAATGCGAATCAACTAAAGCAACTGAAATGTGCAAATCGTATTCCAGGTTCACTAATCATTGGTGTTAAGAAATGTGGTACGGGAGCACTTCAGACCTTTCTAGATCTACACCCTGAATTAGAAGTGAAAGGTGGACCCAAATACGTGATGGATAACAAAAATGTGGAACAAGCTCTTCAGAAATGGAACACCTACATGCCGTTAACTACACCAGGACAAATAACTGTGGCGGATTACCCCGAGTTAATTGACTATCCCGATCTCCTGAAGCATATTGTGAAGGATGTTGTTCCTGATGAGCGAATAAAGTTCATCATTATCATACGAGATCCGATAAAAAGAGCTGTTTCGGATTACTTACACGTTCAGGAGTTTTCAGCGAGGAAACCACCACCATACCCGGTGACGCACCGAAAAGAACGCATTGATAGCAAGGAGAAAACTTATACGATATACAGAAACTACGAACTGTTGCCAACTTTTGAAGAGACAATAGTCACTAAAGAAGGTCAAGTAAATGAAAGTAACATTATAATCTCTAAAGGTGTGTATGTCAATTATATCAGAAAGCTCTTTGACGCTGTAGATCGAAACAAAGTACTTGTTGTTGACGGTGACTACTACCAATCAAACCCTGTGTCTGTTTTGAAGAACATAGAATCATTTCTTGGTATTACTCCATTTTTTAGAGAAGATCATTTTCAATTGGATAGTAACGAGAAGTTCTACTGCCCGAATGTGAAGGAACGACCTGATAAGAAATGTGTGATGAAAACTAATAAGACAAAAGGGCGCGTACATCCAACAGTTGATGAAACAATACTAAAAGAGTTACGTGCTTATTACCAGCCGTTTAACAGACAACTACAGGATCTATTGAATCAAACACTTGTTTGGGCCGAGTAA